The sequence below is a genomic window from bacterium.
GCATCTATGGTTATCCCAAGGAAAAAGCCTGCCGGATCGCGATCGACAGCGTGTCCGAGTGGTTGGATGGTCATGATTTCCCCAGAACCGTGATCTTTTGCTGTTACGAAAAAGTGGATGCCCAACTTTATCGAAAACAACTCAACATCCCTTGGAGCGATGTCCACCAACAGTGATGTTCCCTCATTCCGTGCAAGGAGAGCATGAGCATGCATAAAACAGGTCTGCTGGTCACGATCGGACTGCTGACAGGTCTGGCCTGCGCACCGAATTCACAGCGCGCGTCTGTGGAGACGTTGCGAAGACAGGTGATCGACAGTGAAGCGGCCTTTGCCGCCACCATGACAGCGCGTGATTTTTCCGCTTTCACTTCTTTTCTTTCAAGCGAAGCGATTTTTATCTCCGGAGAACGAGCCCTGCGCGGATCCGAACAGGTGACTGCGGCCTGGAAGCGCTATTACGACGGTCCGGCGGCGCCTTTTTCCTGGAAACCGGAGACCGTGGAGGTCCTCGATTCCGGAACGCTGGCTTTGAGCACCGGCCCGGTGTTCGATCCCAACGGCAAGCTCACCGGCACCTTTACTTCCATCTGGCGGCTCGAAGCAGCGGGCAAGTGGCGCATCATCTTCGACAAAGGCTGCAAAGCCTGCGACTAAACGCGGGGGATCCCCCCTCATCGCTTTATGCACAACATGCACGGGTCAGGGCGTCGTCATAGACCACAGAGTGATCAACAGAACCCGGCCGCTGTCCGTGGAGCAGCAAATGATT
It includes:
- a CDS encoding nuclear transport factor 2 family protein; amino-acid sequence: MHKTGLLVTIGLLTGLACAPNSQRASVETLRRQVIDSEAAFAATMTARDFSAFTSFLSSEAIFISGERALRGSEQVTAAWKRYYDGPAAPFSWKPETVEVLDSGTLALSTGPVFDPNGKLTGTFTSIWRLEAAGKWRIIFDKGCKACD